A window of Marinobacter salarius contains these coding sequences:
- the istA gene encoding IS21 family transposase yields MPAKRLSMRKIKEVLRLKWERGLSNRQIAAACGVSRPTVSDYLRRTVEAGLSWPLPADMDEAHLERLLFPPPPDLPAQARGIPDWQHIRDELTGKNVTLFLLWQEYRQANPDGYQYSWFCEHYRAWRGKLDLVMRQDHRAGEKLFVDYAGQTVPVIDRTTGEIHEAQVFVAVMGASNYTYAEATWSQTLPDWVGSHIRTFEFLGGVPELVVPDNLRSGVSKAHRYEPDLNPTYQDMAAHYGVAVVPTRVRKPRDKAKVEGGVLIVERWILAALRHRQHFSLGQLNATIRELLEKLNSRPFRKLPGCRRDHFEQLDQPVLQPLPAEPYVYAEWKKARVHIDYHVAIDGHYYSVPYTLIKKEVEVRITHNTIECFYRGNRVASHRRSDQKGRHTTIATHMPESHRQAGEWSPERLIAWAAKTGPATEKLIRTALGARKHPQQAYRSCLGILRLGQSYGESRLEAACQRALMLGSCRYKSIESILKHRLDQQPLEEQQELALPDTHDNIRGPAYYH; encoded by the coding sequence ATGCCAGCGAAGAGGTTATCCATGCGTAAAATCAAAGAAGTCCTTCGCCTCAAGTGGGAGCGAGGGCTGAGCAACCGCCAGATTGCGGCGGCCTGTGGCGTTAGCCGCCCCACCGTAAGCGACTACCTGCGCCGCACGGTTGAGGCCGGTCTGAGCTGGCCGTTGCCAGCGGATATGGATGAGGCCCACCTGGAGCGGTTGCTGTTCCCGCCGCCACCGGACCTGCCGGCACAGGCCAGAGGTATACCCGACTGGCAACACATCCGTGACGAACTCACGGGCAAGAACGTCACCCTGTTCCTGCTCTGGCAGGAGTACCGGCAAGCCAACCCGGACGGTTATCAGTACAGCTGGTTCTGCGAGCACTACCGGGCCTGGCGGGGCAAGCTGGACCTGGTGATGCGCCAGGACCATCGGGCCGGTGAGAAGCTGTTTGTGGACTACGCTGGCCAGACCGTGCCCGTCATTGACCGCACCACCGGAGAGATCCACGAGGCACAAGTCTTTGTCGCGGTGATGGGTGCATCCAATTACACCTACGCCGAAGCCACCTGGAGCCAGACATTGCCGGACTGGGTCGGCTCCCACATCCGGACCTTCGAGTTCCTGGGCGGAGTGCCGGAACTGGTGGTTCCGGACAACCTCCGCTCCGGCGTCAGCAAGGCCCATCGCTACGAGCCGGATCTCAACCCAACCTATCAGGACATGGCCGCCCATTATGGCGTGGCCGTTGTCCCGACAAGAGTTCGTAAGCCCCGTGACAAAGCCAAGGTGGAAGGCGGTGTATTGATCGTCGAGCGCTGGATCCTGGCAGCCCTGCGCCACCGTCAGCACTTCTCCCTAGGTCAACTCAACGCCACCATCCGTGAGCTACTGGAGAAGCTCAACAGCCGCCCCTTCCGCAAGTTGCCCGGCTGTCGGCGTGACCACTTCGAACAGCTGGATCAACCGGTTCTACAGCCGTTGCCGGCAGAGCCGTATGTCTACGCAGAGTGGAAGAAGGCTCGGGTGCATATCGACTACCACGTGGCCATCGACGGTCACTACTACTCAGTGCCCTACACACTGATCAAGAAAGAGGTGGAGGTTCGCATCACCCACAACACCATCGAATGCTTTTACCGGGGCAACCGTGTCGCCAGTCACCGGCGTTCCGATCAGAAAGGGCGACACACCACGATTGCTACCCATATGCCCGAGTCCCATCGCCAGGCGGGCGAGTGGTCGCCGGAACGGCTCATCGCCTGGGCGGCCAAAACCGGACCGGCGACGGAGAAGCTTATCCGCACCGCTCTGGGTGCCCGCAAACACCCTCAGCAGGCGTACCGCTCCTGTCTGGGCATTCTCCGGTTGGGGCAGAGCTACGGCGAGTCGCGGCTGGAGGCCGCCTGCCAGCGAGCCCTGATGCTGGGAAGCTGCCGCTACAAGAGCATTGAATCCATCCTCAAACACCGTCTGGATCAGCAGCCCCTGGAAGAGCAACAGGAACTGGCCTTGCCCGACACCCACGACAACATCCGTGGCCCCGCCTACTACCACTGA
- a CDS encoding mandelate racemase/muconate lactonizing enzyme family protein → MRIERMAVYTASLEYTGKAYAFAGGRSHQAFETTVVVLSTDTGLEGFGEVCPCGPNYMPAFAEGLPSCLSLLAPEILGQDPRQVSVIQERMNQALTGQAVAKAAIDIACWDLLGKVSGLPVFTLLGGLQSPSMPLHRIVPLAEPEEMEESLRRYRDEGFRHIQIKLGHEVEEDIDLVRRLNKLKKADELWIGDINAAWRRDEALRFSKAVEDVDIYLEQPCRSYEECLSVRRRARHSIKLDEAFNTLNELQRGIRDDAMDAIALKVSKFGGLTPSRIIRDVCADAGIPMTVEDAWGSGIATAAYAHLAASTPPRALLNTTDLHNYNTVQLATGAPEVANGRMWLSDRPGLGVTPDFELLSLRDVYE, encoded by the coding sequence ATGCGTATCGAGCGAATGGCCGTATACACGGCGAGCCTGGAATATACTGGAAAAGCCTATGCCTTCGCTGGTGGCCGCTCTCATCAGGCTTTCGAAACAACGGTGGTTGTACTTTCAACAGACACAGGCCTCGAAGGCTTTGGCGAGGTGTGCCCCTGCGGCCCCAACTACATGCCGGCGTTTGCCGAGGGCCTTCCCTCCTGCCTGTCCCTGCTCGCTCCTGAAATACTCGGCCAGGACCCGCGGCAAGTGTCAGTCATCCAGGAACGGATGAATCAGGCCCTTACCGGCCAGGCGGTTGCCAAAGCGGCCATCGATATTGCCTGCTGGGACCTCCTGGGCAAGGTGTCCGGGCTTCCGGTATTCACCTTGCTTGGCGGGCTTCAATCGCCCTCCATGCCCTTGCACCGGATTGTGCCACTGGCCGAGCCAGAGGAAATGGAAGAATCACTACGACGTTACCGCGACGAGGGGTTCCGCCACATTCAAATTAAGCTGGGTCATGAGGTTGAAGAAGACATTGACCTGGTTCGCAGGCTTAACAAACTCAAAAAGGCGGATGAGCTCTGGATCGGCGATATCAACGCCGCCTGGCGGCGCGACGAGGCGCTGCGTTTTTCAAAAGCCGTCGAGGATGTGGATATTTACCTGGAACAGCCCTGCCGCAGCTACGAAGAGTGCCTGTCGGTCCGGCGCCGTGCCAGGCATTCGATCAAACTGGACGAAGCTTTCAACACCCTGAATGAGCTCCAGCGCGGCATCAGGGACGACGCCATGGATGCCATTGCCCTCAAGGTCAGCAAATTCGGTGGGTTGACGCCCTCCCGGATCATTCGCGACGTCTGTGCAGATGCCGGCATACCCATGACCGTAGAAGACGCCTGGGGCAGTGGAATTGCGACGGCGGCTTATGCGCATCTGGCCGCCAGCACACCCCCCAGAGCCTTGTTAAACACCACCGATTTGCACAACTACAACACAGTGCAACTCGCCACAGGCGCCCCGGAAGTCGCCAATGGCCGCATGTGGCTCAGTGATCGACCCGGGTTGGGCGTTACCCCGGACTTTGAGCTGCTTTCCCTGCGGGACGTCTACGAGTAA